The nucleotide sequence GTTTTGCATCAATTCTGTGATTGTTTGAGAAAACTGCTCAATACTACGCTTTTTGAGATAGGTTAGACAGACGGTATTATTAGGCAAGTTATCAGAATTAGGAGCAGGGACAAACCAAATTTGTAACCAGGAAGTATTCTTAGTTTGACCTAAAGAACCAAACATCTGGGCAACTTTAAGAATAGAGATTTCAATCTGATTACCACGAAAGTCTTCTTCTCCCACTTTCCATTGCCCAACTTTACAGTCGTTGCGAAGGTTGAAAGGAACTTGTGGTAGAAAGATAGAATCTTTTGGTCTGATGCCAAATACTTTGATTTCAGTCATTTTCTTTGAGACTCCATTATTTGATTTTTAATCATCAATAAAAGAGCGATAGCGATTTATAGCAGAAGAATTTGATGCTTCAAGCAAAATGCTTAGGAAACTTGACTTTAACCAAACGATTGCACTAAAACAAAGGGCTGTACAATTAAAGCATTGAATTCTTTGTTAGGATTTTGATTCCATTGACTTAATTGCTCTGACAATGGTTTAGTAATTAGACTTTCGCAGATCCAATCTTGAATCTTATTAGTATTGTTTAAGGCTATGGCTTCACCTACATCTAGCAAATCGAGGTTGGGATTAACTACAATAACTACATCTCGTTGAGCATGGGGAATGATGTCCTTCCATTGAATAGTAGCTAATTCTTCAGAAAGTTGTATTTTTATATCTGTCATTATCTAAAAAAATTTTTTCTGCTTAAATTGTATCAGAATTAAGAGAGGGTTATTTCATTTTAAAAAGAATCAAAAAATGGATGAATTGGCGTACAGCGAATGCGATCTTGCAAAGCAAGGGCTAGGCGAACGCCAGTGCCCACTAGATATGATAAGCGAAAAATTAATATTTAAAAAAATGTGACCAATTTGGTCACATCCAAACTTAGCGGGAATCAAATTGTGAAAATTTCTTCAATTTTTGCCTTCTCAGATAATTGCATCAGTTCGTTGTGGGAACTGGAATTCAAGACGATAGTTTGATTAGCAATTTTTTGAAGTTCAGTAGATTCAGTACAGCCAAGTAAAACTGCAAATAGATTAACTTTTTTCTCTTTCTTTTTCTCCAGAAACTGTTCTAACCATTCAGATTCAACAGCACATTCTCCATCTGTAATAAGGATAATATCTGCTTGAGAATATTGAGATGATTCAATTACTTCCATCGCTGAATCTAAAGGTTTTTGCCAAGATGTACCACCACGGTAAAAGCTCAACATGGAATTTTTCAGTTTCAGTGTGTCTATTTGTCCTTTAGAAAAATCGTCTATTCTCCGTACCTCTTTATCAAAATGCAAGATACAACAATCTCTTTTTTGAGAGTTAGCAACATGAAGAAGAGCGATTGCCACTCCTTTACTCCATTCTTCCTTATCCCCTTCCATAGAACCACTGGAATCAAGACAGATAACTATTGGTCCTCGAACGGTGGTATCAAAGCCTCTGAGTCTATACTGTAAGAGAGAATTTTCAGAATAACTTTTGCAGAACAAGGGTCTTAGTTCAGGAATTGCTAGGTTAATTAGCTCACTTGGTAGAACTCTGTTGAGGTTATTACCCATTTCAACTGTATAAGGCTCTTGAGGAACGTTATTGGTTTTAGTTCTTTGTTTTTTGGCAGCTAACTGTTTCATTCGTCCTGCTATCAACGCAATTCTAACCAACTTTGCATTATTCGATAATTCTTGAGCCAATTTGATTTTATCTTCAAAAGAACCAGCTTGTGTTAGTTGACCAGTTTCACTCCCCCAACCGAAACTATTGAGAGTTTCACCTATGTTTGATATGGCTTGTTTTGCTGTTTGGCTAGCAGAATAAATTGCTTCGGGTAAAATTGTTTCAATAGATGAAGCGAATCTCTGTGCTTTAGCTAAAGCTTTTTTACCAAGTTTGTTAATTTCAGCTAGTTCCGATTTGAGGTCGGATAACAGTTGCTCTTCTTGGGGATTGAGTTGTTCAAGTTGTTGAAGAGATTGAACTTGATTAGCGAGCGCCTTAGCTTGTTGTCGAAGCTCATCGGTATTATCAAAGTTATTCTTTTGACTTGAAGGTAATTTTTGGGCGATTTCAGAAGAAAACTGTACAGCACCCATTCCTGCTAGCAATCTTTTCTTAAACCCACATTCAGCAGCCCCATAGATAAAATATAAAAGAAGTATAAAGCCAAAGA is from Gloeocapsa sp. DLM2.Bin57 and encodes:
- a CDS encoding DUF2288 domain-containing protein, giving the protein MTDIKIQLSEELATIQWKDIIPHAQRDVVIVVNPNLDLLDVGEAIALNNTNKIQDWICESLITKPLSEQLSQWNQNPNKEFNALIVQPFVLVQSFG
- a CDS encoding VWA domain-containing protein → MGAVQFSSEIAQKLPSSQKNNFDNTDELRQQAKALANQVQSLQQLEQLNPQEEQLLSDLKSELAEINKLGKKALAKAQRFASSIETILPEAIYSASQTAKQAISNIGETLNSFGWGSETGQLTQAGSFEDKIKLAQELSNNAKLVRIALIAGRMKQLAAKKQRTKTNNVPQEPYTVEMGNNLNRVLPSELINLAIPELRPLFCKSYSENSLLQYRLRGFDTTVRGPIVICLDSSGSMEGDKEEWSKGVAIALLHVANSQKRDCCILHFDKEVRRIDDFSKGQIDTLKLKNSMLSFYRGGTSWQKPLDSAMEVIESSQYSQADIILITDGECAVESEWLEQFLEKKKEKKVNLFAVLLGCTESTELQKIANQTIVLNSSSHNELMQLSEKAKIEEIFTI